One Paenarthrobacter aurescens TC1 DNA window includes the following coding sequences:
- a CDS encoding acetyltransferase, GNAT family protein (identified by match to protein family HMM PF00583) has translation MQRQERHTTDQRHPVLLTITTKISFALQKTLLLPPSSHPGKLRYVDKAASVAAVSQEQTFHIRKATPDDWAGIWSILEPVIREGETFTWDRDTSEETARTKWIKDAPGQTFVAVNRDTGEILGTGEFHANQAGGGSHVANAGYMVGANNSGQGIARALCAYSLSEAKAAGFHSMQYNAVVESNVRAVWLWQSMGFKILATVPEAFDHPEIGYVGLHVMYRKL, from the coding sequence GTGCAACGACAGGAACGCCACACGACGGATCAACGGCACCCGGTCCTCCTCACGATCACAACAAAAATCAGCTTTGCCCTGCAGAAAACACTACTCCTGCCCCCGAGTTCCCATCCCGGCAAACTCCGCTATGTGGACAAGGCTGCTAGCGTGGCGGCTGTGAGCCAAGAACAAACCTTCCACATCCGCAAAGCAACGCCTGACGACTGGGCAGGCATCTGGTCCATCCTGGAGCCCGTGATCCGTGAGGGCGAGACCTTTACCTGGGACCGCGATACCAGCGAAGAAACAGCCAGGACCAAATGGATCAAGGACGCTCCCGGCCAGACCTTCGTGGCGGTGAACCGGGACACAGGCGAGATCCTGGGAACAGGGGAGTTCCACGCCAACCAAGCGGGCGGCGGAAGCCACGTTGCCAACGCCGGGTACATGGTGGGGGCCAACAACTCGGGCCAGGGAATTGCCAGGGCATTGTGTGCCTACTCGCTGAGCGAAGCCAAGGCCGCAGGGTTCCATTCCATGCAGTACAACGCCGTGGTGGAGAGCAATGTAAGAGCGGTGTGGCTATGGCAATCCATGGGGTTCAAGATCCTGGCCACGGTTCCTGAAGCCTTCGACCACCCGGAGATCGGCTACGTGGGCCTGCACGTCATGTACAGAAAGCTCTAG
- a CDS encoding putative glycosyl transferase, group 1 family protein (identified by match to protein family HMM PF00534), translating to MAFLSLHTSPMEQPGAGDAGGMNVYVRALAMALAESGVEVEIFTRSTKAGQPAVEHPGPGVCVHNVMAGPRRKLPKEELPELLHHMVEEIDRIRLQQLHGRYDAIHSHYWVSGVAGLELSELWGVPLVHTMHTMAKVKNLVLESGERPEPRRREEGEQRIVDGAARLVANTPAEADELVSHYGADLDRIDVAPPGVDLKVFTPSFRRKSRSLRGVRPDSFHILFAGRIQRLKGPQVFVKAAGILRKRRPDIDLEMTILGSLSGAKDFNLQHFIEDAGLADVVTHRPPVVAPELASWFRSADVVVMPSFSESFGLVALEAQACGTPVVATNVGGLSRAISDGRTGILVDGHHPSDWADALEDLYDDVQTREDMGRLAATHAESFGWQRTAAITLESYREAVSGLLVPRR from the coding sequence GTGGCGTTCCTGTCGTTGCACACCTCCCCCATGGAGCAGCCCGGCGCGGGTGATGCCGGGGGCATGAACGTCTACGTACGGGCGCTGGCCATGGCGCTTGCCGAGTCCGGCGTGGAGGTAGAGATCTTCACCCGTTCCACCAAAGCCGGCCAGCCCGCCGTCGAACACCCCGGACCGGGCGTTTGCGTCCATAACGTCATGGCAGGTCCGCGCCGCAAACTGCCCAAGGAAGAACTGCCGGAGCTCCTGCACCACATGGTGGAGGAAATCGACAGAATCCGCCTCCAACAGCTCCACGGCCGTTACGACGCCATCCATTCCCACTACTGGGTTTCCGGCGTCGCAGGGCTTGAACTGTCAGAGTTATGGGGCGTTCCGCTGGTCCACACCATGCACACCATGGCAAAGGTCAAAAACCTCGTCCTGGAGTCCGGGGAAAGGCCTGAGCCACGGCGCCGGGAAGAAGGCGAACAACGTATTGTGGACGGCGCTGCTCGGTTGGTGGCCAACACCCCCGCGGAGGCCGACGAACTGGTTTCCCACTACGGGGCAGACCTTGACCGGATTGACGTTGCCCCGCCCGGGGTGGACCTGAAGGTGTTCACGCCGTCGTTTCGGCGGAAGTCCCGTTCCTTGCGAGGTGTCAGGCCGGACAGCTTCCATATCCTCTTTGCCGGCAGGATCCAGCGGCTCAAAGGCCCGCAGGTTTTTGTGAAGGCAGCCGGTATCCTTCGAAAACGCCGGCCGGACATCGATCTGGAAATGACAATCCTGGGTTCGCTCAGCGGCGCCAAGGACTTCAACCTCCAACACTTTATTGAAGACGCCGGACTGGCCGACGTCGTCACTCACCGGCCGCCTGTTGTGGCACCGGAGCTGGCCAGTTGGTTCCGGTCCGCAGACGTCGTGGTAATGCCGTCCTTCAGCGAATCCTTCGGTTTGGTGGCGTTGGAAGCACAGGCGTGCGGTACCCCCGTTGTGGCTACCAACGTTGGTGGTCTTTCCCGCGCCATCTCAGACGGACGAACGGGCATACTGGTGGACGGGCACCACCCCTCCGACTGGGCGGACGCCCTGGAAGACCTCTACGACGACGTCCAAACCCGGGAGGACATGGGCCGCCTGGCTGCCACCCACGCCGAGTCCTTTGGGTGGCAGCGCACAGCCGCCATCACCTTGGAAAGCTACCGGGAGGCCGTCAGCGGCCTGCTGGTTCCCAGGCGCTGA
- a CDS encoding oxidoreductase, aldo/keto reductase family (identified by match to protein family HMM PF00248), with the protein MTYSAAENRYETMPYRRVGRSGLKLPAISLGLWHNFGDDKRFDEQRAILRRAFDLGVNHFDLANNYGPPDGSAEANFGRHLKDDFKPYRDELVISTKAGYYMWPGPYGEWGSRKYLISSLDQSLERMGLDYVDIFYSHRPDPETPLEETMGALDYAVRSGKALYAGISSYTPEQTLEAARILKELGTPLLIHQPSYSMLNRWTENGSPNLYEALDQVGAGSIAFSPLAQGMLTNRYLNGVPADSRAAKERFLSESALTEDKLDRVRGLNAIAEGRGQTLAQMAIAWILRDQPKGSPVTSALVGASSVAQLEDTLSAINNLKFTTDELTAIDEFAVESDINLWAQK; encoded by the coding sequence ATGACTTATTCGGCTGCGGAAAACCGCTACGAAACCATGCCCTACCGCCGCGTCGGACGCAGCGGACTCAAGCTACCCGCTATCTCGCTGGGCCTTTGGCACAACTTCGGCGACGACAAACGTTTCGACGAACAGCGCGCCATCCTCCGCCGTGCATTCGACCTCGGCGTAAACCACTTCGACCTCGCCAACAACTACGGACCGCCGGACGGATCGGCCGAGGCCAACTTCGGTCGTCACCTGAAAGACGACTTCAAGCCGTACCGTGACGAACTGGTCATCTCCACCAAAGCCGGTTACTACATGTGGCCCGGCCCTTACGGCGAGTGGGGATCCCGCAAATACCTGATCTCCAGCCTGGACCAGTCGCTGGAGCGCATGGGCCTGGACTATGTGGACATCTTCTACAGCCACCGTCCCGACCCCGAGACGCCGCTGGAAGAGACCATGGGCGCCTTGGACTACGCAGTCCGGTCCGGCAAAGCACTTTACGCGGGCATCTCCTCCTACACCCCGGAGCAGACCCTCGAAGCCGCGCGGATCCTGAAGGAGCTTGGCACCCCGCTGCTGATCCACCAGCCCAGCTACTCCATGCTGAACCGGTGGACCGAGAACGGCTCACCCAACCTCTACGAGGCACTGGACCAGGTGGGCGCAGGATCCATCGCGTTCTCACCGCTCGCGCAAGGCATGCTCACCAACCGGTACCTCAACGGCGTTCCGGCGGACTCCCGCGCAGCCAAGGAACGCTTCCTGTCCGAGTCCGCGCTGACGGAAGACAAGCTGGACCGCGTGCGCGGCCTGAACGCCATTGCCGAGGGTCGGGGGCAGACCCTCGCGCAGATGGCCATTGCGTGGATCCTTCGCGATCAGCCCAAGGGTTCGCCGGTGACATCCGCGCTTGTTGGTGCCTCCAGCGTGGCCCAGCTTGAGGACACTCTCAGCGCGATCAACAACCTGAAGTTCACTACAGATGAGCTGACTGCGATTGACGAGTTCGCCGTCGAGTCGGACATCAATCTGTGGGCTCAGAAGTAA
- the treZ gene encoding malto-oligosyltrehalose trehalohydrolase (identified by match to protein family HMM PF00128; match to protein family HMM PF02922; match to protein family HMM TIGR02402): MLEHAAGKNRYDVWAPNAGSVRLLADDREYAMEKHHDGAASGWWRAPADVVAEETDGVRYGYVLDGEGPFPDPRSRRQPDGVHQLSATFDPSVHEWKDSEWKGRNLKGSVIYELHLGTFTPEGTLDAAAGKLDYLVDLGVDFIELLPVNGFNGVHNWGYDGVLWYAVHEPYGGPAAYQRFVDAAHAAGLGVIQDVVYNHLGPSGNYLPKFGPYLKSGEGNTWGDSVNLDGPGSDDVRRYILDNAAMWLRDYHVDGLRLDAVHAFRDERAVHILEEFGALGDQIEAETGIPRTLIAESDLNNPRLIYPSQDNGYGLEGQWSDDFHHAVHVNLSGETTGYYSDFDSLAVLAKVLEHGFLHDGSYSSFRGRHHGRPIRRDLAHPSALVVCLQNHDQIGNRAIGDRLTATLSYGQLAIGAVLTMTSPFTPMLFMGEEFGASTPWQFFTSHPEPELGKATAEGRIKEFERMGWDPAVVPDPQDPETFQRSKLKWDEIGDGDHARLLQLYKDLAQLRRNTPELVEGGFGETSVEFDDDEHWLQFTRGTVRVVCNFGGDAFETPLSGSVLLATDGEAALEAGTLTLPGASAAVVRVQ; this comes from the coding sequence ATGCTGGAGCACGCTGCTGGAAAAAACCGTTACGACGTCTGGGCGCCGAACGCCGGTTCTGTTCGGCTGCTCGCCGACGACCGGGAATACGCCATGGAAAAGCATCACGACGGCGCCGCCTCCGGATGGTGGCGCGCGCCGGCTGATGTGGTGGCAGAGGAAACCGACGGGGTTCGGTACGGCTACGTACTGGACGGGGAGGGTCCGTTCCCCGATCCGCGCTCACGGAGGCAGCCGGACGGGGTTCATCAGCTGTCCGCGACCTTCGATCCCTCCGTCCATGAATGGAAGGACAGCGAGTGGAAAGGGCGGAACCTCAAGGGTTCCGTGATCTACGAACTACATCTGGGCACCTTCACTCCTGAAGGCACGCTGGATGCCGCCGCCGGGAAACTGGACTACCTGGTGGACCTCGGCGTCGATTTCATTGAACTGCTGCCGGTCAACGGGTTCAACGGGGTTCACAACTGGGGCTACGACGGCGTCCTTTGGTATGCCGTTCACGAGCCTTACGGCGGTCCGGCCGCGTACCAGCGCTTTGTGGACGCGGCGCATGCAGCGGGCCTTGGTGTCATCCAGGACGTTGTTTACAACCACCTCGGGCCGAGCGGCAACTATCTGCCCAAGTTCGGCCCGTACCTGAAATCGGGAGAGGGCAACACCTGGGGTGATTCCGTAAACCTTGACGGCCCCGGCTCGGACGACGTTCGCCGCTACATTCTGGACAATGCAGCGATGTGGCTCCGGGACTACCATGTGGACGGACTCCGACTCGACGCTGTGCATGCTTTTCGGGACGAGCGCGCCGTGCACATCCTCGAAGAGTTCGGGGCGCTGGGAGACCAGATTGAGGCCGAAACAGGTATACCCAGGACCTTGATCGCTGAATCCGATCTGAACAACCCTCGGCTCATCTACCCGAGCCAGGACAACGGCTACGGTTTGGAAGGCCAATGGAGCGATGACTTCCACCACGCCGTCCACGTCAATCTCAGCGGGGAGACCACCGGCTACTACTCGGACTTCGACTCTCTGGCAGTGCTGGCAAAAGTCCTTGAACACGGATTCCTCCACGACGGAAGCTACTCCAGTTTCAGAGGACGACACCATGGAAGGCCCATTCGGCGTGACTTGGCCCACCCGTCGGCACTGGTGGTCTGCCTCCAGAACCACGACCAAATCGGCAACCGCGCCATCGGTGACAGGCTCACGGCTACGTTGTCCTACGGACAGTTGGCCATCGGCGCTGTGCTGACCATGACATCCCCCTTCACGCCCATGTTGTTCATGGGTGAGGAGTTTGGGGCCTCCACCCCGTGGCAGTTTTTCACGTCCCACCCGGAACCAGAGCTGGGTAAGGCAACAGCCGAGGGACGGATCAAGGAGTTTGAACGCATGGGATGGGATCCGGCAGTTGTTCCTGATCCGCAGGACCCGGAGACGTTCCAGCGTTCCAAGCTCAAGTGGGATGAAATCGGCGATGGGGACCACGCACGCTTGCTGCAGCTCTACAAGGATTTGGCACAGCTGCGCCGTAACACCCCGGAATTGGTGGAGGGCGGCTTCGGTGAGACTTCCGTTGAGTTCGACGACGACGAACACTGGCTGCAGTTCACCCGCGGCACCGTCCGGGTGGTATGCAACTTCGGGGGCGACGCATTCGAAACGCCACTGAGCGGCTCCGTGCTGCTGGCCACCGACGGCGAAGCAGCCCTGGAAGCCGGGACGCTGACGCTTCCCGGCGCTAGCGCCGCCGTCGTGCGCGTCCAGTAA
- a CDS encoding putative myo-inositol-1-phosphate synthase (identified by match to protein family HMM PF01658; match to protein family HMM PF07994), whose product MSSHPIRVAIVGVGNCAASLVQGVQYYRDADPKATIPGLMHVEFGQYHVNDVHFVAAFDVDSKKVGLDLADAIGASENNTIKIADVPATGVTVQRGHTLDGLGKYYRETIVEAPDEAVDIVAALREAKADVMVCYLPVGSDQAAKFYAQCAIDAGVAFVNALPVFIAGTKEWADKFTEAGVPIVGDDIKSQIGATITHRVMAKLFEDRGVTLDRTYQLNVGGNMDFKNMLERDRLESKKISKTQAVTSNVEAELHADDVHIGPSDYVAWLDDRKWAFVRLEGRNFGDAPVSLEYKLEVWDSPNSAGVIIDAIRAAKIGLDRGIGGPLLSASSYFMKSPPEQFNDDLARDKVEAFIRGDIER is encoded by the coding sequence GTGTCTTCACATCCGATTCGTGTTGCCATTGTCGGTGTAGGTAACTGCGCCGCATCGCTGGTCCAAGGTGTTCAGTACTATCGCGACGCTGACCCCAAGGCCACGATCCCGGGTCTGATGCACGTCGAGTTCGGCCAGTACCACGTCAACGACGTCCACTTCGTTGCTGCTTTCGACGTCGATAGCAAAAAGGTTGGACTGGACCTCGCAGACGCCATCGGCGCCAGCGAAAACAACACCATCAAGATTGCCGACGTTCCCGCAACCGGTGTGACTGTTCAGCGCGGCCACACCCTTGACGGTCTTGGCAAGTACTACCGCGAAACGATCGTCGAGGCTCCGGATGAAGCCGTTGACATCGTCGCTGCGCTCCGCGAGGCCAAAGCCGACGTCATGGTCTGCTACCTGCCCGTCGGTTCGGACCAGGCAGCCAAGTTCTACGCCCAGTGCGCCATCGACGCCGGAGTTGCTTTTGTCAACGCCCTCCCGGTCTTCATCGCCGGCACCAAGGAGTGGGCTGACAAGTTCACCGAAGCCGGTGTCCCGATCGTTGGCGACGACATCAAGAGCCAGATCGGTGCCACCATCACGCACCGCGTCATGGCCAAGCTCTTCGAAGACCGCGGCGTCACGCTGGACCGCACATACCAGCTGAACGTCGGCGGCAACATGGACTTCAAGAACATGCTGGAGCGCGACCGCCTCGAGTCCAAGAAGATCTCCAAGACCCAGGCCGTGACCTCGAACGTAGAAGCCGAGCTGCACGCCGACGACGTCCACATCGGACCGTCCGACTACGTTGCCTGGCTCGATGACCGCAAGTGGGCCTTCGTCCGCCTTGAGGGCCGCAACTTCGGTGACGCTCCGGTTTCCCTCGAGTACAAACTCGAAGTGTGGGACTCCCCGAACTCTGCCGGCGTGATCATCGACGCCATCCGCGCTGCGAAGATCGGCTTGGATCGCGGCATCGGCGGTCCGCTGCTTTCCGCCTCGAGCTACTTCATGAAGTCGCCGCCGGAGCAGTTCAACGACGACCTCGCCCGCGACAAGGTTGAAGCCTTCATCCGCGGCGACATCGAGCGCTAA
- the fhs gene encoding Formate--tetrahydrofolate ligase (identified by match to protein family HMM PF01268) yields MSENKVLSDLEIAHNATMLPVEAIAERAGINVDALELYGPYKAKINTAKLVLPRGKAPGKVVLVSAMSPTPAGEGKSTTTVGLADSLARAGHKVMIALREPSLGPILGMKGGATGGGYSQVLPMDDINLHFTGDFHAITSANNALMALVDNHIFQGNQLGIDPRRMTFKRVLDMNDRALREVVIGLGGPMQGVPRQDGFDITVASEIMAVFCLATDLDDLRERLGRITFGYTYDRTPVTVSDLGVEGALTMLLKDAIKPNLVQTIAGTPALVHGGPFANIAHGCNSLIATSTAMQLADIVVTEAGFGADLGAEKYMDIKARIAEVAPSAVVVVATIRALKMQGGVPKEKLNEPNVEAVAAGVENLKRHVGNVAKFGISPVVSINKFGSDTPEELEWLLAWCAAEGVEAAVADVWGRGGGGDGGDELAAKVAAALEAPSNFHHLYPLELGVEDKIRTIVQEIYGADGVEFSVPALKRLAEIEKNGWSGLPVCMAKTQYSFTDDASRLGAPKGFRVHVRELIPKTGAGFIVALTGAVMTMPGLPKEPAAMRMDVDADGNPTGLF; encoded by the coding sequence ATGTCTGAAAACAAGGTCCTGAGCGATCTTGAAATTGCCCACAACGCCACCATGCTTCCCGTTGAAGCAATCGCCGAACGCGCGGGCATCAATGTGGATGCCCTTGAGCTGTATGGGCCGTACAAGGCCAAGATCAATACGGCCAAGCTGGTGCTCCCCCGGGGAAAGGCGCCCGGCAAGGTGGTGCTGGTCTCTGCCATGTCCCCCACCCCGGCAGGCGAGGGCAAGTCCACCACCACTGTGGGACTCGCGGACTCCCTGGCCCGCGCTGGCCACAAAGTGATGATTGCCCTGCGCGAGCCCTCCCTGGGCCCCATCCTCGGCATGAAGGGCGGGGCTACGGGCGGGGGCTATTCCCAGGTGTTGCCCATGGATGACATCAACCTGCACTTCACCGGCGACTTCCACGCCATCACGTCCGCAAACAACGCCCTCATGGCACTCGTGGATAACCACATCTTCCAGGGCAACCAACTCGGAATCGATCCACGCCGCATGACGTTCAAGCGCGTGCTGGACATGAACGACCGTGCATTGCGGGAAGTCGTCATCGGACTCGGCGGGCCCATGCAGGGAGTGCCCCGGCAAGACGGCTTCGATATCACGGTGGCTTCGGAAATCATGGCGGTCTTCTGCCTCGCCACAGACCTCGACGACCTCCGGGAACGGCTGGGACGCATCACCTTCGGGTACACCTACGATCGCACCCCGGTCACCGTTTCGGACCTCGGCGTGGAGGGGGCCTTGACCATGCTTTTGAAGGACGCCATCAAGCCGAATCTCGTCCAAACCATCGCAGGCACCCCCGCCTTGGTCCACGGCGGTCCCTTCGCGAACATTGCGCACGGCTGCAATTCGTTGATCGCCACCAGCACCGCCATGCAGCTTGCCGACATCGTGGTTACTGAGGCCGGCTTCGGCGCAGACCTCGGTGCCGAGAAGTACATGGACATCAAAGCGCGCATCGCCGAGGTGGCACCATCCGCCGTCGTGGTGGTTGCCACAATCCGCGCCCTCAAGATGCAGGGCGGCGTTCCAAAGGAGAAACTCAACGAACCAAACGTCGAGGCTGTCGCCGCCGGCGTCGAGAATTTGAAAAGGCACGTGGGAAACGTGGCGAAGTTCGGTATCTCCCCCGTTGTTTCCATCAACAAGTTTGGATCAGACACTCCCGAGGAACTTGAGTGGCTCCTCGCTTGGTGCGCTGCAGAAGGCGTGGAAGCGGCCGTCGCTGATGTCTGGGGCCGAGGGGGTGGAGGCGATGGCGGTGACGAGCTGGCGGCCAAAGTCGCAGCAGCTTTGGAAGCCCCGTCCAACTTCCACCACCTGTACCCGCTGGAACTCGGTGTTGAGGACAAGATCCGCACGATTGTGCAGGAGATCTACGGAGCCGACGGAGTGGAGTTTTCAGTCCCCGCGCTCAAGCGTCTCGCCGAGATCGAGAAGAACGGCTGGTCAGGACTCCCGGTGTGCATGGCCAAGACACAGTACTCGTTTACTGACGATGCCTCGAGGCTTGGCGCGCCCAAGGGATTCCGCGTGCACGTCCGCGAACTGATTCCCAAGACGGGTGCCGGTTTCATCGTTGCGTTGACCGGCGCGGTGATGACCATGCCCGGCCTCCCCAAGGAACCCGCCGCGATGCGCATGGACGTCGACGCGGACGGCAACCCTACGGGCCTTTTCTAA